One region of Peromyscus eremicus chromosome 4, PerEre_H2_v1, whole genome shotgun sequence genomic DNA includes:
- the Slc25a25 gene encoding mitochondrial adenyl nucleotide antiporter SLC25A25 isoform X2 — translation MLQMLWHFLSSFFSRAGCQDSREGIDHGVKGTQAPARGDQMSTFLGKQNGRAEATEKRPTILLVVGPAEQFPKKIVQAGDKDLDGQLDFEEFVHYLQDHEKKLRLVFKSLDKKNDGRIDAQEIMQSLRDLGVKISEQQAEKILKSMDKNGTMTIDWNEWRDYHLLHPVENIPEIILYWKHSTIFDVGENLTVPDEFTVEERQTGMWWRHLVAGGGAGAVSRTCTAPLDRLKVLMQVHASRSNNMCIIGGFTQMIREGGAKSLWRGNGINVLKIAPESAIKFMAYEQMKRLVGSDQETLRIHERLVAGSLAGAIAQSSIYPMEVLKTRMALRKTGQYSGMLDCARRILAKEGVAAFYKGYIPNMLGIIPYAGIDLAVYETLKNTWLQRYAVNSADPGVFVLLACGTISSTCGQLASYPLALVRTRMQAQASIEGAPEVTMSSLFKQILRTEGAFGLYRGLAPNFMKVIPAVSISYVVYENLKITLGVQSR, via the exons ATGCTACAGATGCTGTGGCATTTTCTGTCTAGCTTTTTCTCTAGAGCTGGGTGCCAAGACTCCAGAGAGGGCATCGATCATGGAGTCAAAGGCACCCAGGCCCCTGCTCGGGGAGACCAGATGTCCACCTTTTTGGGGAAACAAAACGGAAGGGCTGAGGCCACGGAAAAGAGACCCACCATCTTGCTGGTGGTCGGACCTGCAGAACAGTTTCCTAAG AAAATTGTGCAAGCAGGTGACAAGGACCTTGATGGGCAACTGGACTTTGAAGAGTTTGTACATTACCTCCAAGATCACGAGAAAAAGCTGAGGCTGGTGTTCAAGAGTCTAGACAAAAAGAATGATG GACGAATCGATGCTCAAGAGATCATGCAGTCCCTGCGGGACCTGGGTGTCAAGATCTCTGAACAGCAGGCAGAGAAGATTCTTAAGAG CATGGATAAGAATGGCACGATGACCATCGACTGGAATGAGTGGAGGGACTACCATCTCCTGCACCCCGTGGAGAATATCCCGGAGATCATCCTGTACTGGAAGCACTCAACG ATCTTCGATGTTGGTGAGAATCTGACAGTCCCAGATGAGTTCACAGTGGAAGAGAGGCAGACAGGGATGTGGTGGAGGCACCTGGTGGCTGGAGGTGGGGCAGGGGCAGTTTCCAGAACCTGCACTGCCCCGCTAGACAGACTGAAGGTGCTTATGCAG GTCCATGCCTCCCGCAGCAACAATATGTGCATCATAGGCGGATTCACACAGATGATTCGAGAAGGAGGCGCCAAGTCTCTCTGGCGGGGCAATGGCATCAATGTCCTCAAAATTGCCCCTGAGTCAGCCATCAAATTCATGGCATATGAGCAG ATGAAGCGCCTCGTTGGTAGTGATCAGGAGACACTGAGGATCCATGAAAGGCTTGTGGCAGGCTCCTTGGCTGGGGCCATTGCCCAGAGTAGTATCTACCCAATGGAG GTTCTGAAGACCCGGATGGCCCTGCGGAAGACAGGCCAGTACTCGGGCATGCTGGACTGTGCCAGGAGGATCTTGGCTAAAGAGGGTGTAGCTGCCTTCTACAAAGGCTACATCCCCAACATGCTGGGGATCATTCCCTATGCTGGCATCGACCTAGCTGTCTATGAG ACACTGAAAAATACCTGGCTGCAGCGCTATGCAGTGAACAGTGCAGACCCTGGTGTGTTCGTTCTCCTGGCCTGTGGCACTATTTCCAGTACCTGTGGCCAGCTGGCTAGCTACCCACTGGCTTTGGTCAGGACCCGGATGCAGGCACAAG CCTCCATTGAGGGCGCACCTGAGGTAACCATGAGCAGCCTCTTCAAACAGATTCTGCGGACTGAGGGGGCCTTTGGACTATACCGGGGGCTGGCCCCCAACTTCATGAAGGTGATTCCGGCTGTGAGCATCAGCTACGTGGTATACGAGAACCTGAAGATCACTCTGGGCGTGCAGTCTCGGTGA
- the Slc25a25 gene encoding mitochondrial adenyl nucleotide antiporter SLC25A25 isoform X3, producing the protein MLCLCLYVPVIGEAQTEFQYFESKGLPAELKSIFKLSVFIPSQEFSTYRQWKQKIVQAGDKDLDGQLDFEEFVHYLQDHEKKLRLVFKSLDKKNDGRIDAQEIMQSLRDLGVKISEQQAEKILKSMDKNGTMTIDWNEWRDYHLLHPVENIPEIILYWKHSTIFDVGENLTVPDEFTVEERQTGMWWRHLVAGGGAGAVSRTCTAPLDRLKVLMQVHASRSNNMCIIGGFTQMIREGGAKSLWRGNGINVLKIAPESAIKFMAYEQMKRLVGSDQETLRIHERLVAGSLAGAIAQSSIYPMEVLKTRMALRKTGQYSGMLDCARRILAKEGVAAFYKGYIPNMLGIIPYAGIDLAVYETLKNTWLQRYAVNSADPGVFVLLACGTISSTCGQLASYPLALVRTRMQAQASIEGAPEVTMSSLFKQILRTEGAFGLYRGLAPNFMKVIPAVSISYVVYENLKITLGVQSR; encoded by the exons ATGCTCTGCCTGTGCTTGTATGTGCCTGTCATTGGGGAGGCCCAGACGGAATTCCAGTACTTCGAATCCAAGGGACTTCCCGCAGAGCTGAAGTCCATCTTCAAACTCAGTGTCTTTATCCCCTCGCAAGAGTTCTCCACCTACCGCCAATGGAAGCAG AAAATTGTGCAAGCAGGTGACAAGGACCTTGATGGGCAACTGGACTTTGAAGAGTTTGTACATTACCTCCAAGATCACGAGAAAAAGCTGAGGCTGGTGTTCAAGAGTCTAGACAAAAAGAATGATG GACGAATCGATGCTCAAGAGATCATGCAGTCCCTGCGGGACCTGGGTGTCAAGATCTCTGAACAGCAGGCAGAGAAGATTCTTAAGAG CATGGATAAGAATGGCACGATGACCATCGACTGGAATGAGTGGAGGGACTACCATCTCCTGCACCCCGTGGAGAATATCCCGGAGATCATCCTGTACTGGAAGCACTCAACG ATCTTCGATGTTGGTGAGAATCTGACAGTCCCAGATGAGTTCACAGTGGAAGAGAGGCAGACAGGGATGTGGTGGAGGCACCTGGTGGCTGGAGGTGGGGCAGGGGCAGTTTCCAGAACCTGCACTGCCCCGCTAGACAGACTGAAGGTGCTTATGCAG GTCCATGCCTCCCGCAGCAACAATATGTGCATCATAGGCGGATTCACACAGATGATTCGAGAAGGAGGCGCCAAGTCTCTCTGGCGGGGCAATGGCATCAATGTCCTCAAAATTGCCCCTGAGTCAGCCATCAAATTCATGGCATATGAGCAG ATGAAGCGCCTCGTTGGTAGTGATCAGGAGACACTGAGGATCCATGAAAGGCTTGTGGCAGGCTCCTTGGCTGGGGCCATTGCCCAGAGTAGTATCTACCCAATGGAG GTTCTGAAGACCCGGATGGCCCTGCGGAAGACAGGCCAGTACTCGGGCATGCTGGACTGTGCCAGGAGGATCTTGGCTAAAGAGGGTGTAGCTGCCTTCTACAAAGGCTACATCCCCAACATGCTGGGGATCATTCCCTATGCTGGCATCGACCTAGCTGTCTATGAG ACACTGAAAAATACCTGGCTGCAGCGCTATGCAGTGAACAGTGCAGACCCTGGTGTGTTCGTTCTCCTGGCCTGTGGCACTATTTCCAGTACCTGTGGCCAGCTGGCTAGCTACCCACTGGCTTTGGTCAGGACCCGGATGCAGGCACAAG CCTCCATTGAGGGCGCACCTGAGGTAACCATGAGCAGCCTCTTCAAACAGATTCTGCGGACTGAGGGGGCCTTTGGACTATACCGGGGGCTGGCCCCCAACTTCATGAAGGTGATTCCGGCTGTGAGCATCAGCTACGTGGTATACGAGAACCTGAAGATCACTCTGGGCGTGCAGTCTCGGTGA